The proteins below are encoded in one region of Lactuca sativa cultivar Salinas chromosome 3, Lsat_Salinas_v11, whole genome shotgun sequence:
- the LOC111898146 gene encoding uncharacterized protein PB18E9.04c-like, which yields MAEYRKLPPKEPRVLTPEQQAALDAVHKPSNRGKRVKKETTEKDESKPSKSNKRKSEKESSSKPKKVKRMARKSKSPTPADSGHNDDEVEESRQESPRGNTLPKSPTPTESPSHKLPTPPPSPKLKVTVSVDLTSTSISTPPVTFVSISTTTFTTTISQTAHVSSTPVSSTPISTIPLLPIITQTTTTTLPEQTVDVNVSDTGATTVTQSPVITKPLSPTKSTGSGATLGGDNDEYDSTYFSPYRLQFDEDNDAPINRQ from the coding sequence ATGGCAGAATACAGAAAGCTTCCTCCAAAAGAACCACGAGTCCTTACTCCGGAACAGCAGGCAGCTCTGGATGCAGTTCACAAGCCAAGCAACCGAGGAAAAAGGGTAAAGAAAGAAACAACTGAGAAGGATGAATCTAAGCCTTCCAAATCAAATAAGCGAAAGTCGGAGAAAGAGAGCTCTTCTAAGCCGAAGAAGGTTAAAAGAATGGCAAGAAAATCCAAGAGTCCGACTCCCGCAGACTCAGGTCACAACGATGATGAAGTAGAGGAATCTCGTCAGGAATCTCCAAGAGGTAATACTCTACCCAAATCTCCCACTCCAACCGAATCTCCTTCTCATAAACTTCCAACCCCACCTCCATCACCGAAACTGAAAGTTACAGTTTCGGTTGATCTTACATCAACCTCTATTTCAACACCACCAGTTACTTTTGTTTCCATTTCTACAACCACTTTCACCACTACTATATCACAAACAGCACATGTGTCTTCTACACCAGTTTCTTCTACACCTATTTCTACAATACCTTTACTTCCTATCATTACCCAAACCACCACCACTACACTTCCTGAACAGACAGTAGacgtcaacgtatctgatacgggggcaactACTGTTACCCAATCTCCTGTCATCACTAAACCACTTTCACCAACCAAATCAACCGGTTCCGGTGCTACTTTAGGTGGAGACAATGATGAGTATGACTCTACATACTTTAGTCCATATCGACTTCAATTTGATGAAGACAATGATGCTCCTATCAACCGCCAATAG